Genomic window (Streptomyces sp. RerS4):
GACGTCGTGGTGACGTCCGGGCGGGCCCCGCCGGCACGGCGCCCTACGCGCGCCGGCGGCGGGCCCGGGGCTGCCGGGGTTATCGCTCGTCCCGGCGTGCCAGTTCATCGGCGATGATCCGTCCGATGAAGTCGATGTGTCCGGGCTCGACGAGCTGGAGGTGCCGCGCGTCGACGGGGTGCTCCACGATCGGACCCGTCACGTACGGACCCCACAGTTCGGCGGCCGTCGCCTGCCCCACCGTTTCGGCCCGCCGCGCTTCGGCCGTCGCGGTGAAGCCGAGCAGGGGCCCGTCGTACACACGCGGCACCCAGCGGACCATGAGTTCGCCGTGGTAGCGGCAGGTGTCGATCAGCGCGTCCAGCGCCGCGGGATCGGCGGGCGCCGACGCCCCGAGGACCGGGGCGAGCATCCGCAGCAGCTCCTCCGGCTCGGGAACCCGGCCCCCGTCGACGGCGGCGATCTCCTCCGGCGACGCGCCGACGGCGTCGAGCAGGGCCCGCATGACGTCGGCCTCGCCGACCGCGTCCGCGTGCGCCCGCCGGTCGTGCTCGTTGGGCGGGACGCTGTCCAGCATCGCCAGCAGCTCGACCCGCTCACCGCGTTCCCGGAGCTGGACCGCCATCTCGTGGACCAGCACACCACCGAACGACCAGCCGAGGAGCCGGTACGGCCCCGTCGGCTGCACCTCCAGTACGCGGGAGACGTACTCGGCGGCGAGTCCGCCCATCGTGGCGGGACGCTCTCGCCCGCCCGCCGGGCCGGTGCCCTGGAGCGCGTACACGGGCTGGTCCTGGCCCAGCGAGCGCAGCAGCCCCACGTAGCCGAAGCCGTCGCCGACGACCGGGTGGACGCAGAACAGCGGAGGGCGCGTGCCCGTGGCGCGCAGCGGCAGCACCGGCTCCCAGGGCACCGCGGCGGAGGCGAAACGGGCCTCGGAGCCAGGCTCCCGCGCGATCCGGAGCGCGAGCGCGCTCGGTGACGGGTTGTCGAAGAGGGTGTGGATGGGCAGGTCGACGCCGAGCTCGGCGCGGATGCGTTCGACGAGCCGGACCATCATGAGCGAGTGCCCGCCCAGCAGGAAGAAGTCGTCGTCGGGGCCGGCCGCCGGGAGGTCCAGGACCTCGGCGAACAGCGCGGTCAGGGCCGCCTCCAGGGGAGTGGCCGGCTGCCGCGGCGCCTGCTCGCCTCGGGCGGCCGGGGCGGTGGGTTCGGGCAGCGCGGCACGGTCCAACTTGCCGTTGGGTGTGACCGGCAGGTTGTCGAGGGTGACGTAACCGGTGGGCACCATGTGCTCGGGAAGTCGGCTGCGCAGGTGCTCGCGCAGATCTTCGACGGTGGGGGCGGCCACGCCGGCCACCGGTACGGCGTAGGCGATGATCCGGGGGGAGCCCTGCTTGTCCTGCCGGATCAAGACGATTCCCGCCGCGACGTCCGGGTGCTCCCCCAGCGCGGCTTCGATCTCGCCGAGCTCGATGCGGAAGCCCCGCACCTTGACCTGGCCGTCGACGCGGCCCAGGTACTCGACGGCTCCATCGGGGCGCCAGCGGGCCAGGTCGCCCGTGCGGTACATACGGGATCCGGGCTCGCCGTACGGGTTGGCCACGAACCGCTCGGCGGTGAGCGCCGGCCGCCCGAGGTATCCGCGGGCCAGCTGCGCACCGTCCAGGTACAGCTCGCCGACGACACCGGGGGGTACCGGCTGGAGTTCGCCGTCGAGGATGTGGACGCGCGTGTTCCACACCGGCCGCCCGATGGGGATGGGTCGGCCGTCGTCGTCCTCGGGACGGCAGGTCCAGGCGGTCACCTCGATCGCCGCCTCGGTCGGGCCGTACTGATCGACCAGCCGGACGCCCGGCAGCACCTGGTGGAACCGGCGAGCGGTGGCCGTCGTCAGGGCCTCGCCACCGACGATCACCAGACGAAGCGAGTCGCACCGGCCGGCGTCGGGGTGCTGGAGGAAGGCGTCCAGCATGGAGGGCACGAACTGGGCGACCGTCACGCGCTCCCTGCGGATCAGCTCGCACAGGTAGGCCGGGTCTCGGTGGCCCTCCGGCCGCGCCACGACCAGGGTGGCTCCGGTTCCGAGCGGCCAGAAGATCTCCCACACCGACACGTCGAAGCTCGACGGCGTCTTGTGCAGCACCCGGTCGTCGGGGGTCAGCAGGTACTGCTCCTGGCCCCAGCGCAGACGGTTGGTCACGGCACTGTGCTGAACCACCACACCCTTGGGGCGGCCGGTGGAGCCCGAGGTGTAGATGACGTAGGCGGGGTCGGACGGGTCCGGTCCCACCGGCACTGCGCGGCCGGTGTCGGCCGGGTCGTACGGCGCGAGCAAGCACACGCCGGCGGGCACGCGGAGCTTCGCGGCCTCCTCCGGGGTGGCGATCACGGCGGTGGGGTGGGAGTCCTCCAGCATGAACGCCAGCCGCTCGGCCGGATAGTCGGGGTCCAGTGGCACGTAGGCGGCTCCCGCGCGGTGCACCGCGCACACGGCCACCACCAGGTCGAGCGAGCGGGGCACGGCGACGGCGACGACCGATCCAGGGCCGACACCGCCGGCCGCGAGTCGCCCGGCGAGGGCCCCGACGAGCTCGTCGAGCTCGGCGAACGTCACCGTACGGCCCTGGTCGACGACGGCGGTGGCGTCCGGCGTCCGTGCCATCTGCTCGGCGACGGAAGAGGCGAGGGTGCTGGGCTCCAGGTCCCGGCGGGTGTCGTTCCACTCGGCGAGGAGGTGCCGCTCGCGGTCGGAGAGGAGGTCGATCCGGCCGATGCGCCGGTCCGGGTCGTCCGCGACGGCGGTGAGCAGCCGGGTGAGCCGGTCGGCGACGGCCTCGACGGTGGACTCGTCGAACAGGTCGGTGCGGTACTCGATGGTGCCGGTCAGCGGTCCTTCGGTGTCGTCCGCGGTGCGCTGGGCCGCCAGCGTGACCGTGAGGTCGAACTTCGCGGGTGCGAGCTGGACGGTGAGCTGCTCGGCCGTGACGCCCGGAATGTCCAGGGCGACGTCGACGCCGTGGTCCACGACGAGCGCCACCTGGAACAGCGGGTGACGCCCGGGTTGACGCTCCGGGTTGGCGAGGTCCACGAGCTGCTCGAAGGGCAGGTCCTGGTGGGCATATGCGGCGATGTCCGCGTTCCGCACCCGGTGCACCAGCTCCCGGAAGGTCGGGTCGCCCTCCGTGTCGGTGCGCAGGACGAGCGTGTTGACGAAGAAGCCGATCAGGTGATCGAGACCCTCGTCGGTACGGCCGGCCACCGGCGTGCCCAGGGGGATGTCCGTTCCGGCGCCCAGCCGGGTGAGGAGGGCGGCCAGGGCCGCCTGCACGGTCATGAAGAGGCTGACGCCGCTCTCGCGGGCGAGCCCGGCGAGCGCACGGTGGACGCGGGCGTCGACGCGGACGGGGACCGTACGGCCCTCGTGGCCGGTCTCGGGGGTGCGGCGCCGGTCCACCGGGAGCGGCACCTCGTCGGGGAGCCCGTCGAGGACCTTGCTCCAGTGGTCCCACTGTTCGGCCGCGAGGCTGCCCGGGGTTCGGGCGTCCCCGAGGAGCCGGTTCTGCCACAGGGTGTAGTCGCCGTACTGGACCGGCAGCGGCGCCCAGCCGGGCTCGCGCCCTTCGGCGCGCGCCCGGTACGCCACGCTCAGATCGGCGGCGAGCGGTCCGATGGACCAGCCGTCGCAGGCGATGTGATGAGCGGTCAGAAGGAGGATGTGGCGGCCCGGCCCCAGGAGGTACAGCCGGGCGCGCAGGGGTGGCCGGCTCGCCAGGTCGAACGGGAGCGAGGCCGCGGCGCGCAGTTCCTCCTCCAGGGCCTCGCCCTCGGCGCGGGCCGCGGCCAGGGGGACGATGTCCAGCAGGGACGGCAGCTCCTCGGGAGCGAGGACCCTCTGGTGGGGCACGCCCTCCCGGTCGGGGAAGACGGTGCGCAGCGCCTCGTGCCGGACGACGACGTCGTGCAGGGCCGCGCCCAGCGCGCCGATGTCCAGCGGGCCGTCGAGCCGTAGGGGCAAGGGGATGTGGTAGGCGGCGCTGTCGGTCTCCAGACGCTGGAGGAACCACAGCCGGCGCTGGGCGTACGAGAGGGGGATCTCGGCGGGGCGCTCGATCGGCGCCAACGCGGGCCGTCGACCGGTGGCACCGAGCAGCCGGGCGAGGCCCGCCGGCGTGCGTGCCTCGAAGACCCCTCGTATCGCCAGTTCGGCTCCGGTCACCGTCCGGACGCGGCTGACCAGACGCATGGCGAGCAGGGAGTGGCCACCCAGGTGGAAGAAGTCGTCGTCGGGGCCGACCTCCGACACCCGCAGCACCTCGGCGAAGATCTCGCAGAGGATCGCCTCCTGGGCGTCGGCCGGGCGTCGGCCGGCCGCGCCGGAGACGCGCAGGTCCGGTTCGGGCAGGGCGCGCCGGTCCAGTTTGCCGCTGCTGGTGAGCGGCAGCCGGTCGAGGTGGGCGAAGGCCGCGGGCAGCATGTACTCGGGCAGGTGCGCGGCCAGGTGGTCACGGAGCACGGCCGCGTCGACCGGCGGTTCGGCGACCGGGACGACGTAGGCCGCGAGGAACGGTTCTCCCGAGTCCTCGCCCCGGACGACCACCGCCGCCTGCCCGACACCGGGATGGCGGGTCAACACCGACTCGATCTCGCCGGGTTCGATGCGGAAGCCGCGGATCTTGACCTGCTCGTCGGCTCGGCCGAGGTACTCGACCTGGCCGTCCCGGCGCAGCCGGGCGAGGTCGCCGGTGCGGTACATGCGGGAGCCGGGCGGACCGTACGGGTCGGCGACGAACCGCTCGGCGGTGAGGGCGGGGGCGCCCAGATAGCCGCGGGCGAGCTGGGGGCCGGCGAGGTAGAGCTCGCCGGGCACGCCCGCCGGGACGGGACGCAGTCGCTCGTCGAGGACGTAGGCGCGCGTGTTGTCGAGCGGGCGGCCGATGACGGGCGTCGGGCTGTCGTCGAGGTCGCAGGCGAGCGCGTCGACGGTGCACTCGGTGGGCCCGTAGTAGTTGTGGACCCGGGTGCCGGGGATCGCGGCGAGCCGGTTCCACAGCTCGGGTCCGACGGCCTCGCCGCCCAGCATGAGGGCACGGGGGCGGTGCTGGTCGCCCTCGTCGAGCAGACCGGCGGTCAGCAGCGCCTGCGCGTACGTCGGGGTGAGGTCGAGGAACTCGATGCCCTCGCGCCGCACGTAGCCGACCAGGGCCTCGGGGTCGAGGCGCACGTCGTCCGCGAGGAGGTGCATGCAATGCCCCTCCAGCAGCCAGAAGAAGGGCTCCCAGGCCGTGTCGAAGGTGAGGGAGGCGACCAGTGCGACGTTGACGCGCGGGCTGCCCTGCGGAGCGTGGCGGCGAACCAACCTGACGCGGTGGTGGTGCGCCAGGTTCGCGAGGGCGGCGTGTTCCACTACCACGCCCTTGGGCGTGCCGGTCGAGCCGGAGGTGTGGAT
Coding sequences:
- a CDS encoding non-ribosomal peptide synthetase, coding for MLGESRVPGEIPLSYAQLALWFNDRLHDGDASYNMPVALRLKGPLDTEALRSTLADVMERHAVLRTVFPDRDGTPYQRVLAPGDFTVPFTVADATEDDLPELIGTACRECFDLASEPPLRLRVFVLGPDDHLVLMVQHHIAGDGWSMALLGRDMSTAYAARVEGREPEWAPLPADFASYALDQHESLGDLEDPESGISRQFAYWQDALAGLPDCLDLPADRPRPAAMSHQGDYFPWEFPAEFHRDLLALARTCRVSLFMVVQAALATVLTRSGAGTDIPLASPTAGRGDSRYDDVVGYFVNPLVLRMDTSGDPTFRELLKRVRRTDLQGLSHQDMPIERLITALNPPRSLAWHPLFQVMLAFQNLPEARLSLPGVTYEVVAADPGGAKFDLSFNVMERKDADGGPAGLTCFVEYSSDLFEREGAEALMRRLTLLLKSVMRDPDQHIGDIDLLTGDDLDALHTMWRGPELTVPARSYHQAFEERAAVDPDAPALVAGDTRLTFGELNARANSLARELVRRGAAPERHVLLLMDRDADVVVSLLAVLKSGAAFVPLTPDTPAERLAVITAATRPVCVLTTRRIAGRLPDSTPVLVLDERQERERVAAHPSTDLTDADRAGVTSPSDPAYVIHTSGSTGTPKGVVVEHAALANLAHHHRVRLVRRHAPQGSPRVNVALVASLTFDTAWEPFFWLLEGHCMHLLADDVRLDPEALVGYVRREGIEFLDLTPTYAQALLTAGLLDEGDQHRPRALMLGGEAVGPELWNRLAAIPGTRVHNYYGPTECTVDALACDLDDSPTPVIGRPLDNTRAYVLDERLRPVPAGVPGELYLAGPQLARGYLGAPALTAERFVADPYGPPGSRMYRTGDLARLRRDGQVEYLGRADEQVKIRGFRIEPGEIESVLTRHPGVGQAAVVVRGEDSGEPFLAAYVVPVAEPPVDAAVLRDHLAAHLPEYMLPAAFAHLDRLPLTSSGKLDRRALPEPDLRVSGAAGRRPADAQEAILCEIFAEVLRVSEVGPDDDFFHLGGHSLLAMRLVSRVRTVTGAELAIRGVFEARTPAGLARLLGATGRRPALAPIERPAEIPLSYAQRRLWFLQRLETDSAAYHIPLPLRLDGPLDIGALGAALHDVVVRHEALRTVFPDREGVPHQRVLAPEELPSLLDIVPLAAARAEGEALEEELRAAASLPFDLASRPPLRARLYLLGPGRHILLLTAHHIACDGWSIGPLAADLSVAYRARAEGREPGWAPLPVQYGDYTLWQNRLLGDARTPGSLAAEQWDHWSKVLDGLPDEVPLPVDRRRTPETGHEGRTVPVRVDARVHRALAGLARESGVSLFMTVQAALAALLTRLGAGTDIPLGTPVAGRTDEGLDHLIGFFVNTLVLRTDTEGDPTFRELVHRVRNADIAAYAHQDLPFEQLVDLANPERQPGRHPLFQVALVVDHGVDVALDIPGVTAEQLTVQLAPAKFDLTVTLAAQRTADDTEGPLTGTIEYRTDLFDESTVEAVADRLTRLLTAVADDPDRRIGRIDLLSDRERHLLAEWNDTRRDLEPSTLASSVAEQMARTPDATAVVDQGRTVTFAELDELVGALAGRLAAGGVGPGSVVAVAVPRSLDLVVAVCAVHRAGAAYVPLDPDYPAERLAFMLEDSHPTAVIATPEEAAKLRVPAGVCLLAPYDPADTGRAVPVGPDPSDPAYVIYTSGSTGRPKGVVVQHSAVTNRLRWGQEQYLLTPDDRVLHKTPSSFDVSVWEIFWPLGTGATLVVARPEGHRDPAYLCELIRRERVTVAQFVPSMLDAFLQHPDAGRCDSLRLVIVGGEALTTATARRFHQVLPGVRLVDQYGPTEAAIEVTAWTCRPEDDDGRPIPIGRPVWNTRVHILDGELQPVPPGVVGELYLDGAQLARGYLGRPALTAERFVANPYGEPGSRMYRTGDLARWRPDGAVEYLGRVDGQVKVRGFRIELGEIEAALGEHPDVAAGIVLIRQDKQGSPRIIAYAVPVAGVAAPTVEDLREHLRSRLPEHMVPTGYVTLDNLPVTPNGKLDRAALPEPTAPAARGEQAPRQPATPLEAALTALFAEVLDLPAAGPDDDFFLLGGHSLMMVRLVERIRAELGVDLPIHTLFDNPSPSALALRIAREPGSEARFASAAVPWEPVLPLRATGTRPPLFCVHPVVGDGFGYVGLLRSLGQDQPVYALQGTGPAGGRERPATMGGLAAEYVSRVLEVQPTGPYRLLGWSFGGVLVHEMAVQLRERGERVELLAMLDSVPPNEHDRRAHADAVGEADVMRALLDAVGASPEEIAAVDGGRVPEPEELLRMLAPVLGASAPADPAALDALIDTCRYHGELMVRWVPRVYDGPLLGFTATAEARRAETVGQATAAELWGPYVTGPIVEHPVDARHLQLVEPGHIDFIGRIIADELARRDER